In the genome of Pseudorca crassidens isolate mPseCra1 chromosome 12, mPseCra1.hap1, whole genome shotgun sequence, one region contains:
- the ARVCF gene encoding splicing regulator ARVCF isoform X6 — protein sequence MEDCNVHSAASILASVKEQEARFERLTRALEQERRHVALQLERAQQPGMGSSGVGSGQPLSMAWQQLVLQEQSPGSQASLAMMPEAPEVLEETVTVEEDPGTPTSHVSIVTSEDGTTRRTETKVTKTVKTVTTRTVRQVPVGPDGFPLLDGGHPLGPFTDGPLDRHFLLRGGGPAATLSRTCLGSGGGFPDEPRDVPSYGSLSRGLGVRPPRGGPLGPGPGDGCFTLPSRREAFPAGPEPGPPAGRSQPERFQAEPYGLEDDTRSLAAEDEGGPELEADCGTAARRRPDCGRGLRTRAYEDVADNGGELMEERPPFPATTAPLAQPEHGSLGSLDRAVRRSPSVDSARKEPRWRDPELPEVLAMLRHPVDPVKANAAAYLQHLCFENEGVKRRVRQLRGLPLLVALLDHPRAEVRRRACGALRNLSYGRDADNKAAIRDCGGVPALVRLLRAARDSEVRELVTGTLWNLSSYEPLKMVIIDHGLQTLTHEVIVPHSGWEPEPNEDSKPRDAEWTTVFKNTSGCLRNVSSDGAEARRRLRECEGLVDALLHALQSAVGRKDTDNKSVENCVCIVRNLSYHVHKEVPGADRYQEAEPRPPGSAMGAQRRRREDAGCFGGKKAKEEWFHEGKRDGEMDRNFDTLDLPKRTEAAKGFELLYQPEVVRLYLSLLTESRNFNTLEAAAGALQNLSAGNWVWATYIRATVRKERGLPVLVELLQSETDKVVRAVAIALRNLSLDRRNKDLIGSYAMAELVRNVRSAQAPAQPGACLEEDTVVAVLNTIHEIVSDSLDNARSLLQARGVPALVALGASSQSVREAKAASHVLQTVWSYKELRGALQRDGWTKARFQSGSANAKGPKAPPSPGGLDDSTLPLVDKSLG from the exons GAGCAGAGCCCAGGCAGCCAGGCCTCTTTGGCCATGATGCCGGAGGCGCCTGAGGTGCTGGAGGAGACAGTGACGGTGGAGGAGGACCCTGGCACCCCCACCTCCCATGTGTCCATCGTCACATCGGAAGATGGCACCACTCGTCGCACTGAGACCAAG GTCACCAAGACCGTCAAGACGGTGACCACTCGAACAGTGCGCCAGGTGCCCGTGGGCCCTGATGGCTTCCCCCTGCTGGACGGTGGCCACCCACTGGGCCCCTTCACCGATGGCCCCCTGGACCGACACTTCCTGCTGCGCGGGGGTGGCCCGGCAGCCACTCTCTCCCGCACCTGCCTTGGCAGCGGAGGCGGCTTTCCTGATGAGCCCCGCGACGTCCCCAGCTATGGCAGCCTGTCCCGCGGGCTGGGTGTGCGGCCTCCGCGCGGAGGTCCCCTGGGCCCAGGCCCTGGTGATGGCTGCTTCACGCTGCCCAGCCGCCGGGAGGCCTTCCCCGCGGGCCCTGAGCCTGGGCCACCAGCCGGCCGCTCCCAGCCCGAGCGGTTCCAGGCAGAGCCGTATGGCTTGGAGGACGACACTCGCAGCCTGGCTGCTGAGGACGAGGGGGGCCCGGAGCTGGAGGCTGACTGTGGCACAGCCGCACGGAGGAGGCCAGACTGTGGGCGGGGCCTGCGCACCAG GGCCTACGAGGACGTGGCGGACAATGGCGGTGAGCTGATGGAGGAGCGGCCCCCCTTCCCAGCCACGACGGCGCCCCTGGCCCAGCCAGAACATGGCAGCCTGGGCAGCCTGGACCGGGCAGTGCGGCGCTCACCCTCGGTGGACAGTGCCCGCAAGGAGCCGCGCTGGCGGGACCCCGAGCTGCCCGAGGTGCTGGCCATGCTGCGGCACCCCGTGGACCCCGTGAAGGCCAACGCGGCCGCCTACCTGCAGCACCTGTGCTTTGAGAACGAGGGTGTCAAGCGCCGCGTGCGGCAGCTGCGGGGGCTGCCGCTGCTTGTGGCCCTGCTGGACCACCCGCGGGCGGAGGTGCGGCGCCGGGCCTGTGGGGCACTGCGGAACCTCTCGTATGGCAGGGATGCTGACAACAAGGCCGCCATCCGGGACTGCGGTGGAGTGCCTGCCCTGGTGCGCCTGCTGCGGGCTGCCCGGGACAGCGAGGTCCGCGAGCTCGTCACAG GCACACTCTGGAACCTGTCGTCCTACGAACCCCTGAAGATGGTCATCATTGACCACGGCCTGCAGACGCTGACCCATGAGGTCATTGTGCCACACTCGGGCTGGGAGCCAGAGCCCAACGAAGACTCCAAGCCACGGGATGCTGAGTGGACGACTGTCTTCAAGAACACATCAGGCTGCTTGAG GAATGTGAGCTCAGATGGTGCAGAGGCCCGGCGGCGACTCCGTGAGTGTGAGGGGCTGGTGGACGCACTCCTGCACGCCCTGCAGTCGGCCGTGGGCAGGAAGGACACGGACAACAAG TCAGTGGAGAACTGCGTGTGCATCGTGCGGAACCTCTCCTACCACGTGCACAAGGAGGTGCCGGGGGCTGACAGGTACCAGGAGGCCGAGCCCAGGCCCCCGGGCAGTGCCATGGGTGCCCAGCGCCGGAGGAGGGAGGACGCCGGCTGCTTTGGTGGCAAGAAGGCCAAAG AAGAGTGGTTCCATGAAG GGAAGAGGGATGGTGAGATGGACCGGAACTTTGACACTCTGGACCTACCCAAGCGGACTGAGGCTGCCAAAG GCTTCGAGCTGCTGTACCAGCCCGAGGTAGTGCGTCTCTACCTGTCCCTCCTGACGGAGAGTCGGAACTTCAACACTCTGGAGGCCGCAGCCGGTGCCCTGCAGAACCTCAGTGCCGGCAACTGGGTG TGGGCCACGTACATCCGCGCCACAGTGCGCAAGGAGCGCGGGCTGCCGGTGCTGGTGGAGCTGCTGCAGTCGGAGACCGACAAGGTGGTGCGCGCCGTCGCCATCGCCCTGCGCAACCTCTCGCTGGACCGGCGCAACAAGGACCTCATCG GGAGCTACGCCATGGCCGAGCTCGTGCGAAATGTGCGCAGCGCGCAGGCACCTGCGCAGCCCGGGGCCTGTCTGGAGGAGGACACAGTGGTGGCCGTGCTCAACACCATCCACGAGATCGTGTCTGACAGCCTGGACAACGCGCGCTCGCTGCTGCAGGCCCGCGGCGTGCCTGCGCTGGTGGCACTTGGCGCCtccag CCAATCGGTGCGCGAGGCGAAGGCCgcatcccacgtgctgcagacgGTGTGGAGTTACAAGGAGCTGCGTGGTGCTCTGCAGAGGGACGGCTGGACCAAGGCGCGCTTCCAG TCGGGTTCTGCTAATGCCAAGGGCCCCAAGGCACCACCGAGTCCCGGAGGCTTGGACGATAGCACACTGCCGCTGGTGGACAAGAGCCTGG GCTGA